One window of the Crassaminicella thermophila genome contains the following:
- a CDS encoding LysM peptidoglycan-binding domain-containing protein, whose amino-acid sequence MKFKKLFISSILGTSLFLGSMGISYGQNLTYTVQSGDVFWKIAQKYNVSTKALMEANNADENTIIYPGQSLIIPSNEKIHIVKPGDTYWIISQKYGVSFKELLKYNGADENTYLDIGQAVKIPSDSQKPYVTYITHTVKNGDDFWKLSLQYGIPMYELLEVNGMDENTWLTIGQKIRIPVHHVPIKPTPANKYGEYLDWWTEAQYVLPIGAKFTLVDFETGKRWNMKRTIGANHADCEPLTKIDAAIMKGVWGGQFSWERRAVIVEYNGRKIAASAASMPHSIQYINDNNFNGHMDVHFANSTRHKDGKIDWEHQKNIKIAAGIK is encoded by the coding sequence ATGAAATTTAAAAAGCTATTTATTTCTAGCATTTTAGGAACGAGTTTATTTTTAGGGAGTATGGGTATTTCTTATGGACAAAATTTAACATATACAGTACAGAGTGGAGATGTATTTTGGAAGATTGCTCAAAAATATAATGTATCTACAAAAGCTTTAATGGAAGCAAATAATGCTGATGAAAATACCATTATATATCCAGGACAGAGTTTGATTATTCCTAGTAATGAAAAAATTCATATTGTAAAGCCTGGAGATACTTATTGGATTATTAGTCAAAAATATGGGGTTAGTTTTAAGGAACTACTTAAATACAATGGAGCAGATGAAAACACATACTTAGATATTGGACAAGCAGTAAAGATCCCTTCAGATTCTCAAAAACCATATGTTACTTATATTACCCATACAGTAAAGAATGGAGATGATTTTTGGAAGTTATCACTTCAATATGGGATTCCTATGTATGAGCTTTTAGAAGTAAATGGAATGGATGAAAATACATGGTTGACTATTGGACAAAAGATCAGAATACCTGTTCACCATGTTCCTATAAAACCAACACCTGCAAATAAATATGGAGAGTATTTGGATTGGTGGACAGAAGCACAATACGTTTTACCTATTGGTGCAAAATTTACATTAGTTGATTTTGAAACAGGAAAAAGATGGAATATGAAAAGGACTATTGGTGCAAATCATGCAGATTGTGAACCTTTAACAAAAATAGATGCTGCTATTATGAAAGGAGTATGGGGTGGACAATTTAGTTGGGAGAGAAGAGCTGTAATAGTTGAATATAATGGAAGAAAAATTGCAGCATCTGCAGCGTCTATGCCTCATAGTATTCAATATATTAATGATAATAATTTTAATGGACATATGGATGTTCATTTTGCAAATAGTACAAGACATAAGGATGGCAAAATTGATTGGGAACATCAAAAAAATATTAAGATAGCAGCAGGGATAAAATAA
- a CDS encoding Lon protease family protein has protein sequence MLENYKVPVEKLKNKCDISCFDFETTLDLYPLQGIIGQKRAAEALEFGLDIKKKGYNIFVSGQSGTGRNSYTQSITEKKAETKETPDDWLYVHNFKNPDSPIALNVKSGMGKVLKKEIENMIELFKKEIPKVFTSKEYENQKSVLIQQFQNYTQETINHLNEIAKEYGFIFDQTDRGLISIPLKEGHPMSEEEYRSLGPDEIEELRKNSAKLSLETIEIFNKLRSLEEEYRENLKKLDEKMVLDIVNFNINGLQKKFTNNECVIKYLDSLKGDIIEHISKFKTDKNQEMSNPFAMLQMRSSEAFFDRYKVNLFIDNSDKKGAPIINETNPSYYNLIGRVEYKNELGVMKTDFTQIKPGALHQANGGYLILQAKDLLTNPFAWNALKRTLKINQIVIEGLDKQVGYVVTSTLKPQPIPLDIKVIIIGDPYTYSLLYNYDEDFKKLFKIMADFDIEMDRNEENVYKMARFIAAHCEKEGLKHFEKSAVGRIIEYSSRLADNQTKLSSRFNQVVEILYEADRFAEMMDEDVVKLEHVEKAILQKVYRNNKYEEKILEMFDEGTLLLDVDGEKVGEINGLAVTGTGEYSFGKPSKITVATYRGKAGIINIEREVKKSGSIHDKGVLILNGYIGEKFAQKKPLSLSASIVFEQLYSGVDGDSASSTELYALLSSLSGVPIKQYIAVTGSVNQRGEIQPIGGVNEKIEGFFKVCKLKGITGKQGVMIPHQNVKNLMLSDEVIKAVENGMFHIYAIKTIEEGIEILTGKEAGTKNEDGDYTKGSVFYLVSKKLEEFAKDEEKDSK, from the coding sequence ATGTTGGAAAATTATAAAGTACCAGTAGAAAAATTAAAAAATAAATGTGATATAAGTTGCTTTGATTTTGAGACGACTCTAGATTTATACCCTCTACAAGGAATTATTGGACAAAAGAGGGCGGCAGAGGCATTAGAATTTGGCTTAGATATTAAGAAAAAGGGATATAATATATTTGTATCTGGTCAAAGTGGTACGGGAAGAAATAGCTATACACAATCTATTACAGAGAAAAAAGCTGAAACAAAGGAAACCCCAGACGATTGGCTTTATGTTCACAATTTCAAAAATCCTGATAGTCCAATTGCACTAAATGTAAAGAGTGGTATGGGAAAAGTCTTAAAAAAAGAAATAGAAAATATGATTGAGTTGTTTAAAAAAGAAATTCCAAAAGTTTTTACTAGTAAAGAATATGAGAATCAAAAGAGTGTTTTAATTCAGCAATTTCAAAATTATACTCAAGAAACAATTAATCATTTAAATGAAATAGCAAAAGAATATGGTTTTATATTTGATCAAACGGATCGGGGATTAATCAGTATTCCATTAAAAGAAGGACATCCTATGAGTGAAGAGGAATACAGAAGTCTTGGTCCTGATGAAATAGAAGAATTAAGAAAAAATTCTGCTAAATTGAGTTTAGAAACCATTGAAATTTTTAATAAGCTTAGAAGCTTAGAGGAGGAATATAGAGAAAATTTAAAGAAATTAGATGAAAAAATGGTTCTTGATATAGTTAATTTTAATATTAATGGATTACAAAAGAAATTTACAAATAATGAATGTGTCATAAAGTATTTGGATTCGTTAAAAGGAGATATTATAGAGCATATAAGTAAGTTTAAAACAGATAAGAACCAAGAAATGAGTAACCCTTTTGCAATGCTTCAGATGCGGTCTTCAGAAGCTTTCTTTGATAGGTATAAAGTGAATTTATTTATTGATAATAGTGATAAAAAAGGTGCACCTATTATTAATGAAACAAATCCAAGTTATTATAATTTAATTGGTAGAGTAGAATATAAAAATGAATTAGGTGTTATGAAAACAGACTTTACACAAATAAAACCAGGAGCCCTTCATCAAGCTAATGGAGGATATTTAATCCTACAAGCAAAGGATCTACTTACAAATCCTTTTGCATGGAATGCCCTAAAGCGTACATTAAAAATAAATCAAATAGTAATTGAAGGCTTAGATAAACAGGTTGGTTATGTTGTAACATCTACTCTAAAGCCTCAGCCAATTCCACTAGATATAAAAGTTATTATTATTGGAGATCCATATACCTATTCTCTTCTTTATAATTATGATGAAGATTTTAAAAAGCTATTTAAAATTATGGCAGATTTTGATATTGAAATGGATAGAAATGAAGAAAATGTTTATAAAATGGCTAGATTTATTGCTGCTCATTGTGAAAAAGAAGGCTTGAAGCATTTTGAAAAAAGTGCTGTAGGAAGAATTATTGAATATAGCTCAAGACTTGCAGATAATCAAACTAAGCTAAGCTCTAGATTTAATCAAGTAGTAGAAATTTTATATGAAGCAGATCGCTTCGCAGAAATGATGGATGAAGATGTTGTGAAGCTAGAGCATGTTGAAAAAGCTATTCTTCAAAAGGTATATAGAAATAACAAATATGAAGAAAAAATATTAGAGATGTTTGATGAGGGTACTCTATTATTAGATGTAGATGGAGAAAAGGTTGGAGAAATCAATGGACTTGCTGTTACAGGTACAGGAGAATATTCTTTTGGAAAGCCAAGTAAAATTACAGTTGCTACCTACAGAGGAAAAGCTGGAATAATTAATATAGAAAGAGAAGTGAAAAAAAGTGGAAGCATTCATGATAAAGGGGTATTAATTTTAAATGGATATATAGGAGAAAAATTTGCACAAAAAAAACCTTTATCATTATCAGCAAGTATTGTGTTTGAACAATTATATTCAGGAGTTGATGGAGATAGTGCATCAAGTACAGAGTTATATGCACTTCTTTCAAGCCTTTCAGGAGTACCTATAAAGCAATATATTGCTGTAACAGGTTCTGTTAACCAAAGAGGAGAGATTCAGCCTATAGGAGGCGTGAATGAAAAAATAGAAGGATTTTTTAAGGTATGTAAATTAAAAGGAATTACAGGAAAACAAGGGGTAATGATTCCTCATCAAAATGTAAAAAATTTAATGCTAAGTGATGAAGTTATAAAAGCTGTAGAAAATGGAATGTTCCATATATATGCCATTAAAACAATTGAAGAAGGAATTGAAATTTTGACTGGAAAAGAAGCAGGCACAAAAAATGAAGATGGAGATTATACAAAGGGAAGTGTATTTTATCTTGTAAGTAAAAAGCTAGAAGAGTTTGCAAAGGATGAGGAAAAAGACAGTAAATAA
- a CDS encoding 5-formyltetrahydrofolate cyclo-ligase: MKKIIREEILKKRKALSSNEITRKSDKIFHKLKTFPSYQNAENVMVYLDFRNEVKTNKIIDDLLEENKNVLIPISIPKTREMILSQLLDPKKELVKGTYGILEPKKEYIRKVNPEIVDLIIVPGVAFDPRGYRIGYGGGYYDRFLDKISKNVLSIALAFDLQIIDNIPNDSFDKPVDYIITETKIFSCK, encoded by the coding sequence ATGAAAAAAATAATTCGAGAAGAAATACTCAAAAAAAGAAAAGCACTCTCTAGTAATGAAATCACTAGAAAAAGCGATAAAATATTTCACAAGTTAAAAACATTTCCATCATACCAAAATGCAGAAAATGTCATGGTTTACTTAGACTTTAGAAATGAAGTAAAAACTAATAAAATAATTGATGATTTGCTTGAAGAAAACAAAAATGTACTAATTCCTATTAGTATTCCAAAAACAAGAGAAATGATTCTATCTCAATTATTAGACCCAAAAAAAGAACTTGTTAAGGGAACTTATGGAATCTTAGAACCAAAGAAAGAATACATAAGAAAAGTAAATCCTGAAATAGTTGACTTAATAATTGTACCCGGCGTTGCTTTTGATCCTAGGGGGTATAGGATAGGATATGGAGGAGGATATTACGACCGATTCTTGGATAAAATTTCAAAAAATGTTTTATCCATTGCCCTTGCATTTGATCTACAAATAATAGATAACATTCCTAATGATTCTTTTGACAAACCAGTTGATTATATTATTACAGAAACAAAAATATTTTCATGCAAATAA
- the ftsE gene encoding cell division ATP-binding protein FtsE: MINFINVTKQYAKGAIALSNINIKIDKGDFAFIVGPSGAGKSTFIKLLLKEIEPTKGKIIIDGIDITKLSLRKIPYLRRKMGVVFQDFRLLPNKTVYENVAFAMEIIEASPKEIRRQVPTILAMVGLSNKAKMYPNQLSGGEQQRVSIARAIVNNPAVLIADEPTGNLDPDTAWEIMKLMKQINRRGTTIVMATHAKEIVDLMQQRVIAIEGGRIVRDDKKGVYGYED, translated from the coding sequence TTGATAAATTTTATTAATGTAACAAAACAGTATGCAAAGGGTGCAATAGCACTTTCGAATATAAATATTAAAATAGACAAGGGAGATTTTGCTTTTATTGTAGGGCCTAGTGGGGCTGGAAAATCTACTTTTATTAAATTATTGTTAAAAGAGATAGAGCCAACAAAAGGGAAAATAATTATAGATGGAATAGATATTACTAAATTGAGCTTAAGAAAAATTCCATATTTAAGAAGAAAAATGGGGGTTGTTTTTCAAGATTTTAGACTTCTTCCAAATAAAACAGTTTATGAGAATGTAGCTTTTGCTATGGAGATTATTGAAGCAAGTCCAAAGGAAATAAGAAGACAAGTGCCGACTATTTTGGCTATGGTTGGGTTAAGTAATAAAGCGAAGATGTATCCTAATCAGCTTTCTGGGGGAGAACAGCAGAGGGTATCTATTGCAAGAGCTATTGTAAATAATCCAGCTGTTTTAATTGCTGATGAGCCTACTGGAAATTTAGATCCAGATACAGCATGGGAGATTATGAAGCTTATGAAGCAAATTAACAGAAGAGGTACGACTATTGTTATGGCTACACATGCTAAAGAAATAGTAGATTTGATGCAGCAGAGAGTTATTGCAATAGAAGGAGGAAGAATTGTTCGAGACGATAAGAAGGGTGTGTATGGCTATGAGGACTAG
- the ftsX gene encoding permease-like cell division protein FtsX codes for MAMRTRTFTYIIKEGFKGLWRNRIMGVASVASIASVLIILGIVFMIVLNISNVADMAKEQFDSIQLYLNDELKNDQINTMGQLIKKVDGVEKVYFLSKEEALENMKEKWGENGYLLEGLEKNPLPNSYVIKLKDIAYADDVISHIKGLSGIEEIKYYNNIIEKLLKITNFIHIAGITIIGILILISMFVVGNTIKLTVIARKREINIMKYVGATNWFIRWPFLVEGMVLGLFGSIIALLITGFGYQHVFNLVTQKLYVMISAYIIPAPVIIENLSVIFIVLGTGIGALGSIFSMRKFLKV; via the coding sequence ATGGCTATGAGGACTAGAACATTTACCTATATAATAAAGGAAGGATTTAAAGGACTTTGGAGAAATCGAATTATGGGGGTGGCATCAGTTGCTTCTATTGCTTCTGTATTAATCATTTTAGGAATCGTATTTATGATTGTGCTAAATATAAGTAATGTTGCTGATATGGCAAAGGAACAGTTTGATTCTATACAATTGTATTTAAATGATGAATTAAAGAATGATCAAATAAATACTATGGGGCAACTAATTAAGAAAGTAGATGGAGTTGAGAAAGTATACTTCTTATCAAAGGAAGAAGCTTTGGAAAATATGAAGGAAAAGTGGGGGGAAAATGGATATCTTTTAGAAGGATTAGAAAAAAATCCACTTCCTAATTCATATGTAATAAAACTTAAAGATATTGCTTATGCAGATGATGTTATTAGCCATATAAAAGGTCTTTCTGGAATTGAAGAGATTAAATATTATAACAATATTATTGAAAAACTCCTTAAGATTACAAATTTTATTCATATAGCAGGAATAACCATTATTGGGATTTTGATACTCATTTCTATGTTTGTAGTTGGTAATACTATTAAACTTACAGTAATTGCAAGAAAAAGAGAAATTAATATCATGAAATATGTAGGAGCAACTAATTGGTTTATTCGATGGCCTTTTTTAGTAGAGGGAATGGTACTTGGTCTATTTGGATCAATAATTGCACTTTTAATCACTGGATTTGGTTATCAACATGTTTTTAATTTAGTTACACAAAAATTGTATGTTATGATTTCAGCCTATATTATTCCAGCACCTGTAATTATTGAAAACTTATCTGTTATTTTTATTGTATTAGGTACAGGGATAGGTGCTTTAGGAAGCATATTTTCTATGAGAAAGTTTCTAAAGGTATAA
- a CDS encoding murein hydrolase activator EnvC family protein, with amino-acid sequence MEKSYKRFNLVFMLIVALFVTQITFAQDVSSEKKKLNQVNNQIKNVKNKLNKNKKEQKNVSAKIKELDRKIDKAEREITQINNEIAITKKKIDTTKKELEKAERNIDEKNGILNARLRVMYKNGNVGYAEVLLDSESILDFLSNLDMIKKIFQQDMELLAYMKDKREEIDTKKKTLESHKSRMLAMIKNMEVKQKELEISRGEMNRIKQQLQKDSKQLEAQIDELNAYAEKIAEQIRRKQSSGKYTGGKLAWPAPGYKRITSPYGYRIHPILKRKKLHTGIDIAVPKGGKIVAAGDGKVIHANWLGGYGKVVMIDHGGGIVTLYAHNSKLLVKEGQRVKKGQAISRAGSTGMSTGPHLHFEVRKNGKYTDPIPWVK; translated from the coding sequence ATGGAAAAATCTTACAAAAGATTTAACCTTGTTTTTATGCTTATAGTAGCTTTATTTGTTACTCAAATTACTTTTGCACAAGATGTGAGTAGTGAGAAGAAAAAGCTTAACCAAGTCAATAATCAGATAAAAAATGTTAAGAATAAATTAAATAAAAACAAAAAGGAACAGAAGAATGTTTCTGCTAAAATAAAAGAATTAGACAGAAAAATTGACAAAGCAGAAAGAGAAATAACACAAATCAATAACGAAATTGCTATCACGAAAAAAAAGATTGATACAACAAAAAAAGAATTAGAAAAAGCAGAGAGAAACATTGATGAAAAAAATGGTATATTAAACGCAAGATTAAGGGTTATGTATAAGAATGGAAATGTTGGGTATGCAGAGGTTTTATTAGATTCGGAGAGCATTTTAGATTTTTTATCTAATTTAGATATGATAAAAAAAATTTTCCAACAGGATATGGAGCTATTAGCTTATATGAAAGATAAAAGAGAAGAAATTGATACAAAGAAAAAGACATTAGAAAGTCATAAAAGCAGAATGCTTGCAATGATCAAAAATATGGAAGTCAAGCAAAAGGAATTAGAGATAAGCAGGGGTGAGATGAATAGAATCAAGCAACAATTACAAAAAGATAGCAAGCAGCTTGAAGCACAGATAGATGAACTAAATGCATATGCAGAAAAGATCGCAGAACAAATTAGAAGAAAACAATCAAGTGGGAAGTATACAGGAGGAAAACTTGCTTGGCCAGCTCCAGGATATAAACGAATTACCTCGCCATATGGATATAGAATACATCCGATTCTTAAAAGGAAGAAATTACATACAGGAATTGATATTGCTGTTCCAAAAGGAGGAAAGATTGTAGCAGCAGGAGATGGAAAGGTTATTCATGCAAACTGGCTAGGAGGATATGGAAAAGTAGTAATGATTGACCATGGTGGTGGTATTGTAACATTATATGCTCATAATTCAAAATTACTTGTTAAGGAAGGACAAAGAGTTAAAAAAGGACAGGCAATTTCAAGAGCAGGTAGCACAGGTATGTCTACTGGGCCCCATCTACACTTTGAGGTAAGAAAAAATGGAAAATATACAGACCCAATTCCTTGGGTAAAATAG
- a CDS encoding sugar phosphate nucleotidyltransferase, translating into MKAVIMAGGTGTRLRPLTCDIPKPMVPILNKPVMEYSIELLKRYGIKDIAVTMAYLPSVITDYFEDGREWGVNLNYFIEDVPLGTGGSVKNADSFLNDTFIVISGDALTDLNLQKAIDYHRKKKSKATLVLKKEAVPLEYGVIITDDDGKIIRFLEKPSWGEVFSDTVNTGIYILEPEVLDYYKKGENFDFSKDLFPRLLKDEIPMYGYITNDYWNDIGDLDSYMKTQFDLLDGKVDFLVNCNQIKEGIWVDEGTKLGENVNLKAPVYIGKNCIINNSVNIAPYTIIGENCEIGGKSVLKRSILWKNIRIGKDTHLSGTTICSNTHIKNKVNIYEHTAIGSGSILSDGVVVKPNIKIWPEKRIGEEMIVNENLVWGTKRSKTIFGYKDISGDINIDITPEFASRLGSAYASSFKDEATLVVSSDKSNACDLIKNSFISGILSTGASVIHIKGATMSMNRFAVRHYNANGGIHIGIDPFKKNQAHIEFVDKNGANIDRNTERKIENLLNRDDFPKDVVQKG; encoded by the coding sequence ATGAAAGCAGTAATTATGGCAGGTGGAACAGGAACGAGATTAAGACCTCTTACCTGTGATATTCCAAAACCTATGGTTCCAATTCTCAATAAACCTGTAATGGAATATTCAATTGAACTATTGAAAAGATATGGTATAAAAGATATAGCGGTTACAATGGCTTATCTACCTTCAGTAATAACTGATTATTTTGAAGATGGACGAGAATGGGGAGTCAATCTAAATTATTTTATTGAAGATGTACCGTTAGGAACAGGGGGAAGTGTAAAAAATGCAGATAGTTTTTTAAATGATACTTTTATAGTAATAAGTGGAGATGCCTTGACAGATTTAAATCTTCAAAAGGCTATTGATTATCATAGAAAGAAAAAATCAAAAGCAACTCTCGTACTAAAAAAAGAAGCTGTTCCTTTAGAGTATGGTGTTATTATTACAGATGATGATGGAAAAATCATTAGATTCTTAGAAAAGCCTAGTTGGGGAGAAGTATTTAGTGATACGGTAAATACAGGAATCTACATACTTGAACCAGAAGTTTTAGATTACTATAAAAAAGGAGAAAATTTTGATTTTAGCAAAGACCTTTTCCCAAGACTATTAAAGGATGAAATTCCTATGTATGGTTATATTACAAATGATTATTGGAACGATATTGGAGATTTAGATTCTTATATGAAGACTCAATTTGATTTATTAGATGGGAAAGTAGACTTTTTAGTAAATTGTAATCAGATAAAAGAAGGAATATGGGTAGATGAAGGAACAAAATTAGGAGAAAATGTCAATTTAAAAGCCCCTGTTTATATAGGAAAGAATTGTATTATTAATAATTCTGTTAATATAGCTCCTTATACTATTATTGGAGAAAATTGTGAAATAGGAGGAAAATCTGTTTTAAAGAGAAGCATATTGTGGAAAAATATAAGAATTGGTAAAGATACTCATTTGAGCGGAACGACAATATGCAGTAATACTCATATTAAAAACAAGGTAAATATATATGAGCATACAGCCATAGGAAGCGGAAGTATTTTATCGGATGGGGTAGTTGTAAAACCAAATATAAAAATTTGGCCAGAAAAAAGGATTGGCGAAGAAATGATTGTAAATGAAAATCTTGTATGGGGAACAAAGCGGTCAAAAACTATATTTGGATATAAGGATATATCAGGAGATATAAATATTGATATTACTCCAGAATTTGCTTCACGTTTAGGTTCAGCTTATGCATCTAGTTTTAAAGATGAAGCTACCCTTGTGGTTAGCAGTGATAAATCTAATGCTTGTGATCTTATAAAAAATTCTTTTATATCTGGTATTCTTTCAACAGGTGCCAGTGTTATTCATATAAAAGGTGCTACAATGTCAATGAATCGATTTGCAGTAAGGCATTATAATGCAAATGGTGGTATTCACATTGGAATAGATCCATTTAAAAAGAATCAGGCTCATATTGAATTTGTAGATAAAAATGGTGCAAATATAGATAGAAATACAGAAAGAAAGATAGAGAATTTATTAAATAGGGATGATTTTCCAAAAGATGTAGTGCAGAAAGGGTAA
- a CDS encoding phosphohexomutase domain-containing protein, with translation MKNLSKIRRNSPKIILSARSKNVLDLSSEFLGYMGCQVQCEYVFDKHENIDAHIDYVSKQVKKNKGHIGMVISSNGEKLILIDEKGRIIDQDMYMVLAALISLKAGANQKIVAPYTAPRIIDQIAQAYKAYVVRTKTNQAAIMNEMLDGEHDDMYLQYILNYDGVWAAGKIIDFMMGKDLNLSSLVDEIPNFHLVKKEIECDWKEKGRVIKEIIVNHRDRKMELFEGVKILDDKGWALILPDSERPVFNVYTEGFSQEYAQELSTQFSQKVEAILKNNKGQ, from the coding sequence ATGAAAAATTTATCAAAAATTAGAAGAAATAGCCCAAAAATAATTTTAAGCGCTAGATCTAAAAATGTTTTGGATTTATCTTCAGAGTTTTTAGGATATATGGGATGTCAAGTACAGTGCGAATATGTTTTTGATAAGCATGAGAATATAGATGCACATATAGATTATGTATCTAAACAAGTAAAAAAGAATAAAGGACATATAGGAATGGTTATAAGCAGTAATGGGGAAAAACTTATTTTAATTGATGAAAAGGGTAGAATTATTGACCAAGATATGTATATGGTGCTTGCAGCACTTATCTCACTAAAGGCAGGTGCAAATCAAAAAATTGTTGCACCTTATACAGCACCTAGAATTATTGATCAGATAGCTCAAGCTTATAAGGCTTATGTAGTAAGAACAAAAACGAATCAAGCAGCTATTATGAATGAAATGTTAGATGGTGAGCATGATGATATGTATTTGCAATATATTCTTAATTATGATGGAGTTTGGGCAGCAGGGAAAATTATTGATTTTATGATGGGGAAAGATTTAAATTTGAGCAGTTTAGTAGATGAAATTCCAAATTTTCACCTTGTAAAAAAGGAAATTGAATGTGACTGGAAAGAAAAAGGAAGAGTAATTAAAGAGATTATTGTCAATCATAGAGATAGAAAAATGGAGTTGTTTGAAGGAGTAAAGATTCTTGATGATAAAGGATGGGCTTTAATACTTCCAGACAGTGAAAGACCTGTGTTTAATGTTTATACAGAAGGATTTTCACAAGAATACGCACAGGAGCTTTCAACGCAATTCAGTCAAAAAGTAGAAGCTATATTAAAAAATAATAAAGGGCAGTAA